The following proteins come from a genomic window of Candidatus Atribacteria bacterium ADurb.Bin276:
- a CDS encoding methylcobalamin:coenzyme M methyltransferase → MDKMTSRERFRKALNHQEPDRVPIDVGQDFHNGIHEVAYRNLLAFLGEEDDIRLYDRIQHLAVCKESILERLHADTRYVFANAPSNWQIKVHADSSWADEWGVVRKNVGLYDESIQCPLAGASIDEIKSYQMPDPVDPARFTGLKERAKELYEGTQYAIIGGSAASLFYLSSELMGFQEYMERLALEPQVIEILVDRILEWEIKFFDKYLEQVGEYVELVWMGDDWGMQSGPIMNPKIFKKLFMPRYKEFTHFVKSKTQAKIALHSCGSVLWAMEDLYEAGVDVIHPLQATAFDMGDPEKIKKSFGNKLVFYSNLSNQSIIPHGTPEDVIKEVRDKIKILAPGGGYIISGGHNIQADVPPQNILALFDTAYQEGHYPIHN, encoded by the coding sequence ATGGATAAAATGACCTCAAGAGAACGTTTTCGAAAGGCATTAAATCACCAAGAACCCGACCGTGTTCCTATCGATGTTGGACAGGACTTTCATAATGGAATCCACGAAGTTGCCTATCGAAATCTTCTTGCCTTTTTGGGAGAAGAGGATGATATCCGGCTTTATGATCGGATCCAACATTTGGCAGTTTGTAAGGAGAGCATTTTAGAGAGGTTGCATGCTGATACCAGGTATGTATTTGCCAATGCTCCTTCCAATTGGCAAATAAAAGTTCATGCTGACTCCTCTTGGGCTGATGAATGGGGAGTCGTTCGAAAAAATGTTGGGCTATACGACGAGAGCATTCAGTGCCCTTTGGCAGGTGCATCTATTGATGAAATTAAAAGCTACCAAATGCCTGATCCGGTTGATCCTGCTCGTTTTACTGGTTTGAAAGAAAGAGCGAAAGAGCTTTATGAAGGAACCCAATATGCCATTATTGGCGGTAGCGCCGCTTCGCTTTTTTATCTTTCTTCCGAATTGATGGGTTTTCAGGAATACATGGAACGTTTGGCTCTCGAACCTCAAGTTATAGAAATCCTGGTGGATCGCATTTTAGAATGGGAAATAAAGTTTTTTGATAAGTACCTGGAACAAGTTGGTGAATATGTCGAATTGGTTTGGATGGGTGACGATTGGGGAATGCAGTCAGGTCCAATAATGAACCCAAAAATATTTAAAAAATTATTTATGCCTCGTTATAAAGAATTTACTCATTTTGTAAAATCCAAAACCCAAGCAAAAATTGCATTGCACTCCTGCGGCTCGGTCCTTTGGGCAATGGAAGATTTGTATGAGGCTGGAGTCGATGTCATTCATCCTTTGCAAGCGACTGCCTTTGATATGGGGGATCCGGAAAAAATCAAAAAGAGTTTTGGCAATAAATTGGTTTTTTATTCCAACCTTTCCAATCAATCCATCATTCCCCATGGTACTCCCGAAGATGTGATAAAAGAAGTCCGGGATAAGATCAAAATTTTAGCTCCAGGCGGGGGGTATATCATTTCCGGGGGTCACAATATTCAGGCAGACGTTCCACCACAAAACATTCTTGCCCTATTTGATACTGCCTATCAGGAAGGTCATTATCCAATTCATAATTGA
- the queG gene encoding Epoxyqueuosine reductase, which yields MESYGDKITQSLLEEGASLVGFANLSGLSPDITKSFPYAISISIALNPAIIAKINQGPTADYFEEYKRVNLFLSDLGKFAALILVNLGFKAFPIEPTTEHFDLNTLSTFLPHKTIATRAGLGWIGKSALLTTKQYGSAIRLTSVLTDCPLPTAKPINQSKCGDCRLCVESCPGHAPLGNNWDINHPRESFFNAFTCRETAIKLSQPVGIEGTVCGICIVSCPWTQHYLMRQKPKSC from the coding sequence ATGGAATCATACGGTGATAAAATAACTCAGTCACTTTTAGAAGAAGGAGCTTCTTTGGTTGGCTTTGCTAATCTAAGTGGTCTTTCTCCTGATATTACCAAATCATTTCCTTATGCTATTTCAATTTCAATTGCTCTGAACCCAGCAATAATAGCAAAAATTAACCAGGGACCTACTGCAGACTATTTTGAAGAATATAAAAGAGTGAATCTTTTTCTATCCGATTTAGGAAAATTTGCTGCTTTAATCCTGGTCAATCTGGGATTTAAAGCCTTCCCTATCGAACCGACAACTGAGCATTTCGATCTTAATACTCTGTCGACTTTTCTGCCCCATAAAACAATAGCAACTCGCGCTGGGCTTGGTTGGATAGGTAAATCAGCCCTCCTCACCACCAAGCAATATGGAAGTGCCATACGTCTTACTTCGGTGCTCACTGATTGTCCACTACCGACTGCGAAACCCATCAATCAAAGTAAATGTGGTGACTGTAGGTTGTGTGTTGAAAGTTGTCCCGGCCATGCTCCATTGGGAAACAACTGGGATATAAATCATCCCCGTGAAAGCTTCTTCAATGCTTTCACCTGCCGGGAAACTGCCATCAAGCTCTCCCAACCGGTTGGAATCGAGGGAACGGTCTGTGGAATTTGTATTGTCTCCTGTCCTTGGACCCAGCATTATCTTATGAGGCAAAAGCCAAAATCGTGTTGA